The DNA window CGCAATGTAGGGGCAGATTAACTTCCTGTCATCCCCCCTCTTGAAAATTCGTTAAGCCCCTTGGATTCCAACAGGTTACACGACAGTTGGAGGGGTTTCGCGGGGGAGGCCGGAGGCAAATGCTCAAAAATGTAAATTTGCTGGCTGGTCAATCCGGTTAAGGGAGCGGGGTGGCGCCGCTTCCCTGGCAGGAGGAGGTCCCTGGGGGCCAGGAGGTGACGCGTCAGGCGGTGGCGCAGGGCGTCGCGGTCTCCTAGATTCAGGGGGATGAAGTTGCCAGGGCTGTTCCGCAAAGAGCGAACGACCATCGCCGCGGCAGACGCCCAGGACCACGCCGAGAAGCTGCTGGCGGAGTCCTTGCGCCTGCTGGGACAGGTGTGCACCAAGGTCGCCGACGCCATCGAGTCACAGCGGCTGTCGCGCCAGGGCTACGAGCACAACACGTACCTGCGGCGCACGGATGAGCCCGGCGACGCGGCGAAGAAGCCCCAGGAGTAGCCGGGCGCACGCCGCGAACACGCGAGCATCCAACCCGTGTCGCGGCAGACACCCGGGTCATGGAACAGGGTGAATCGGGGGCGTCTGGGACTCGAGGGAAGAGGCCCTGTACCGAGAGGGTGGTTGGCTGTTGAAAAGTGGAGCGACCCCTTCCGGATTGGGCCCACCGTTCCCATCTTGCGGCCCATAGAATCCCGCGGTCCGAGACGCCGCAGCTCCCCTCTGAGGCCCTGCCATGTCCCACATCTTGGTCGTCGATGACGATGCGAGCCACCGCGCGCTCATCTGCGATGCCCTCGAGGAGATGGGTTACCGCACCGTCCAGGCCACCAACGGTCGCGAGGCGCTGGACCACCTGGAGGGCGACATGCCCGCCGCGGTGCTGCTGGACCTGCGCATGCCGGTGATGAGCGGTTGGGGGCTGCTGGACGCGCTGAAGAAGATGCCTCGCGCCCGGGGGCTGCCCATCATCATCATCTCGGGCTACGGCTTCGAGTGGGAGGCGGAGCTGGTGGGCGCCGCGGGCTACATCTCCAAGCCGGTGGACCTGGACAAGGTGCGGCTGACGGTGCAGCAGATCGTCGGCCCGCCGGAGATGGCCTTCGTGCACTGAGGTGGAGGCCCCCCACGCATCGGTCGGGGTGAGGATTGTGGCCGGGGGGCGGCCTCGGGTGAGATGGCGCTCCTTCATGACGCCCTCCCCTTCCGATGACCTGGCCGTCGACGCGCGCGGGTTGCTCAAGCGCTTCGGTGGCTTCACCGCGCTCAATGGCCTGGACCTCCAGATTCCCAAGGGGGCGTTCTACGCGTACCTGGGGCCCAACGGCGCCGGGAAGTCCACCAGCATCGCGCTGCTGACGGGCGTGTACGGGCCGGACGCGGGCTCCATCCGCATGCTGGGCGTGGACGCGGTGAAGAAGCCCCTGGAAGTGAAGCGCCGGGTGGGCGTGGTGCCGGAGGAGCTGAGCCTCTTCGAGCGGCTCACCGGGCGGCAGTACCTCACGTTCTGCGCGCGCATGTACGGGCTGGATGGAGACGTGGCCGCCGCCCGGGCGGTGGAGCTGCTGGAGCTGACGGAGCTCACGTACAAGGCGGGCGCGCTCGTCTCCGAGTACTCCAAGGGCATGCGGCGGAGGCTCGCCATCGCGGCGGCGTTGATCCACGCGCCGGAGTTGGTGCTGCTCGATGAGCCCTTCGAGGGCATCGACGTGCTGGCCGCGGGCGTCATCCGCGAGCTCTTGCGCGAGCTGAGCCGGCGAGGGGTGACGCTGCTGCTCACCACGCACGTGCTGGAGATCGCCGAGCGGCTGGCCACCCACGCGGGCATCATCCAGGGCGGCAGGATGCTGGACCAGGGAACGGTGCCGTCGCTCCTGGCGCGCTACGACTGCCCCTCGTTGGAGGCGGTGTTCGAGAAGCTCATCGCCGTGCCGGCCTCGCGCAACGCGCGGCTGTCCTTCTACGGCGAGGCCCCCGCCCCCGTCGTGGCGCTGCGGGAGCCGGCATGAGCCGCCCGGCCGTTCCAGGCTTCTTCCGCCACCTGTGGCTCCTGTGGGGACTGCGCTTCGACATCGGACTGAACCAGGGGCCGGGCCGAAGCCGCCTCCTGGCCGTGGGCGCCTTCCTCGCGTCGAGCGCGCCGGGCCTGTTCTTCGGCCTCTTCTTCTACGGACTCATGCGCCTGGGCCCCGTGGCCGAGAGCGACGTGTGGCCGTACTTCATCCTCAACCTGCTGTGCTTCGTCACCTTCTCCGTCTGGGTGTCGTGGCCGCTCTTGTCGGCGGGCGTGGATGACCACTCGGAGCTGAGCCGCTACGCGGCGTTCCCCATCTCACCCTTCCGTCTGCTCATCGCCTCCACGGTGGCCAGCCTCTTCGAGCCCCGCGCGCTGGTGTTCTACGCACCGCTCACGGGCGCGGCGCTGGGCTTCGTCTCCATCAACCGGCTGTGGGCGCCGTGGCTGGCGGTGGTGCTCTATGTGCTGTTCGCGCTCTTCTGCGCGGCCTGGAGCCGCGTGGCGCTCTACGCCGTCATCAACGTGCTGAGGGCGAAGCACAGCGCGCAAATCATGGGCGGCGGGCTGCTGGTGTTCCTCATCGCCGCGTCGTTCATCCCGCCCATCGACACGTCGTGGCTGACGCAGGTGGGCACGTCCGGCGTGGACGCGCTGGACATGTCGCTCATCATCAACGCGGCGGTGGCGTTGGGGCGGGTGCCTCCGGGGTTCTTCGGGGATGGCCTCGCGCAGCTCTCCTGGTTCCGTCCCCGCGTCGCCATGGTGGAGGCGGCGGGCCTCTTGTTCTTCACGGCCATGGGCATGACGGTGGCGTACCGGCTCCTGCTGCGCTTCCACCGTCAGGCCGGACGCGCGGGGCCGCAGCAGAAGGACTCGAAGGAGAGCAACCCCTTCGCGCACACGCGCACGCGCTTCTCCACGCTGGTGACGCGCGAGGCGCTCGACCTGTGGCGAAATCCCCGCGCGCGGCTGCTCGCGTCGGTGCCCTTCATCCTGGCCATCCTGCTGAAGCTCTTGTCCGGACGGGACTTGTTCGTCTTCCTGCTGGGGCGCTCCGCGGATGCGTGGTTGATGGGCGGCCTGTGCATCTACGGCGCGGTGGTGATTGCGTCGACGTTCTCCCAGAACACCTTCGCCTATGACGGGCAGGGCTTCGCGGCGTTCCTCGCCGCGCCGTTGGATTTGGCGGACGTGCTGCGCGCGAAGAACCGGGTGCAGGCCGCGGCGGCGCTCGGCATGGCGGTGATGGTGGCCCTCTTCTACCGGGTGTACTTCGGCTTCGGGTCCGCGGTGGACATCGTCTGCGCGCTCGCCGCGGTGGCGGGGGTCCTCCCGGTGCTGCTGGCCGCGGGCAACTTCCTGTCGCTCTACTTCCCCGTGAAGTTCCACGCGAACCTCAAGCGGCGCGACAAGGTGCCGCTGACGGCGTCGATGCTGGGCATCCTCGCGGCCAGCGCGGGCTGCATGCCATTCGGCTGGGCCCTGAGGTTCGCGGGTCAGGACGGTCCGTCGTGGGGGTCCGCGGCGATGATTGCCGTGTGCGCGGGCCTCTATCTCGCGCTGTACCGCCTCACCCTGCCCCTGGCGCTGCGGCTGCTCGAGCGACGTCGGGAGGCCATCCTCCAAGCGGTGACGCGCGAATAGAAACAGGGCCGCGGACGCCCTGAAGGCGAGCCGCGGCCCCGAGTCTTCCCCCGCCTGAATCAGTACGCCACGCCGTACTTCGCGGCCTGCGCCTTCACGCCCTTCATCACGTTGGCGTCGAAGGCGTCCTCCTTCGCCGGACGATTCTTCGACAGCCACGCCTCGCGCTCCTCGGCGAGCTTGGAGGCCTTGGCCTCCAGGGCCTTCTTCTCGTCGGCCAACTGCTTCACCTTCGCGGTGCGTGCCTCCGCGCTCAGGGACTTCAAGTCCGCGGGCAGCTCATCGTCACGTACGCTGGCCAGCTTCTCCGGCGCGGAGACCAGGTCCACCGCCCCGCCCACGGCCACGGGCGCGCTGCTCGGCGCGGGAGCCGCCCCCGCCCCCGAAGAACCCTCCGCCCCGCGCGTCTTGCGCAGGTAGGTGATGCGCTCCGAAGCCGCCTCGGGGGCGAGCTCCGCCATGGCCTGAGCCCGAGCCATGTTCTCGGCCTGCACCTCCGCCTTGCCCGTGTAGAGCGTCTTCGACGCCAGCGCCGAGTTCACCTTCGCCAGCTCGTCATCGTAGGGCGTCGCCACCGCCACCATGCCGCCGGACTGCTCGATGGTGTCGAAGGAGCCATCGGTCAGCTTGGCCACGTACTTCCACGCCGTCATCGTCTCCTCGTCCAGACCGCACCGCACGGTGTTCACGACGATGTGCTTGTCCTTGGCGCGCTTGGACCAGTGCTTGAAATCCCAGTCGTCATTGCGCTTCGCGGGAGGCGCGTCGCCCACCAGGAAGATGGCCTTCATCACCGTCCGGTCCTGGCTCCAGGACAGCTTCGACACCGCCTCACCCAGGCCCCGGCCCACGTGCTCGGGGGTGTCGCCGCCACCGCCCGCGGTGAAGCGGCGCAGGTTCGCGAAGACGGTGTCCAGGTCATCGCTCAAGTCGAAGCGCTTCGTGACGTAGTCGTCCCCCACGTCCCGGTACGCCACCAGGCCAATCTTCAGGTGCGGCGTGGGCCGTCCCTGCGCGATGCCCGAGGCGATGGAGTAGATTTTCGCCTTGGCCCCCTCGAGCAGCCCGCTCATCGAGCCCGTGGTGTCCAACACGAACACCACCTCGATTTCAGGGCGAGGTGCCGCGGCCTTCTTCTCGTCCTGAGCCTTCTGGCCCTGGTTCACCGCGACGGGAGGAGGCGCCTTCACGGGAGGCGGTGCGGCCAGGGCCGGGGCAGCGGACAAGGTGGTGGCGAGCGCGGCCGTGAGCACGGTCCGCGACAGGGACTTGAGGTCCATGGCGTACTCCAAGAGGGAAGGGCTGTGAGGGACGTTGGGAAGGAAGGCCGCGCGCGTGCTTTCCCCATGAACGAATGACGCCGCTCCAGGGTCTAACCCTCTCGCGGAATGTCCCAGGGCCTCAGAGGTTGAGCGCTCCACCATCGCCCTCGACGGCGGTGTGCTCCCTGCTTTCCCCGTGTCGCACCGCGCACGCTCGCCTCCCAGTCTGCTTGCTCGACGGGGGCGGCCGTCTCATGCTGCGGCCAGTCACAGGAGGTCGTCGAACATGATGCCCGTTCTCCGCCGAAGCCTCTTTCTCCTCGGATGTCTGCTCGCCATCTCCTGCAACAGCGATTCACCGTACTACCGGGTCCGGTTCTACATGCCCGACACCGTGAGCCTCTCACCGGGTGAGTCGGTGCAGTTCGACCTGACGGTGGACCGGGTGGGAGACCAGCCCGGAGAGCTGCGTGTCGACATGGTGACCGCCCCCGAGGGAATCACGCTGTCTCCCCAGGTCGTCCTGCCCGAGGGAGAGGAGAGCATCACCGTCCCCGTCACCGTCTCCGCGACCCAGGGCATCCAGGTCTCCGGCACGCAGCAGACGCTGCTCCAGGCCAAGGACTCGGTGAAGGACATCGTCTCGGGCGCGACGCTGTTCGTCGTGGTCCTCCCCCCGCCGGTGCCCGCGGACGGCTTCTCCATCGCCGCCGAGGACCGGACCCTCGACTTCTACCCGGGACAGACGCAATTCGCGGCGATTCAGGTGACCCGGACCAACGGCTTCACGGGCCCCGTGACGCTGACCATCGAGTCCCCCACCAAGCGCGTCCTGGCCAAGCCCATGGTCGTCCCGGCGGAGCAGCCCTCCACGCGATTCCTGATTGAGACCACGGACAGCACGCCGCGGCTGCCCGTGCCCATCACCGTCATCGCCACCAGCGAGGACGGCCGCCAGGCCAAGATGGGGCTCACCATCAACGTGCGCTGAAGGCACGCGAACGGCGGAATGGAAGAAGGGCCGGGAGCAAGGACTTCGAGTCCTCGCCACCCGGCCCGATTCACATCCGCGTGTCCGTGCTCACGCCATGTCGAACAGCAGCGCCTCCACGGGCGTCTCGGCGGCGAGCACCAGCGTGTCCTCTTCCGACACCGCCACGCCGTCGCCCGCCTTCAGCTTCACGCCATTCAGCGTGCCGGAGCCCCGCGCCATCTGAAGCCACGCATGCCGGCCCGGCGCCAGCGTGTAGCGAGCCGACTCCCCCGCGCCCAGCAACGTGCCGTGCAGCACCAGGTCCTGGTGCACGGTGAGCGAGCCATCCCGTCCATCGGGCGAGGCCACCACCCGGAAGCGCCCCTGACGCTCCTTCGCGTCGAAGGCCTTCTGCTCATAGCCCGGCTCCAGGCCCTTCTCGCTGGGGAGGATCCAGATCTGCAGCATGTGCAGCGGCTCCGAGAAGTTGTTCATCTCGCTGTGCACCACACCCGTCCCCGCGCTCATCCGCTGCACATCACCGGGCTGGATGACCGCCTTCGTCCCCATGCTGTCGCGGTGCTCCACCTGGCCGCCCAGCACGTAGGTGATGATTTCCATGTCTCGGTGCGGGTGCATCCCGAAACCTCGCTGGGGCGCCACCGTGTCCTCGTTGATGACCCTCAACGTGCGGAACCCCATGAAGTTCGGGTCGTAGTAGTCCGCGAAGGAGAACGTGTGGTGCGTGTCCAGCCAGCCGTGGTTGGCATGGCCTCTTTCCTCTGCATTCCGAACGTAGATCATCGCCTGCCTCCCTCTTTCCTTTACTTGCAACTCAGATGCATCAACCTGGTTCGCGGAGCGCGACAGGAGTCCGCTTCCCATCAGGCCCGTACCGCCCATCACCGTGCCGCCCACCAGCACGGACCTGCGAGTCAGCGGACGCCCCGCCGCACGCTGCTTCACGCGGCCTTCTCGGCCACTGCCTGGACGTCCAGGGAGATATCCACACGCTCTCCCACCAACAGCCCGCCTGCCTCCAGCGCCTGGTTCCACGAGAGGCCGAAGTCCTTCCGCTCGATGCTGGTGCTCGCCTGGAAGGCCAGCCGGTCATTGCCCCACGGGTCCTTGACCTTCCCGAGCAGCTCCGCCTCCAGCACCACCTCGCGCGTGACGTCGCGAATCGTCAGGTCGCCCACCACGCGGTAGTGACCCTTGCCCGCGTCCTGCACGCGCTTGCTGCGGAAGATGAGCTTCGGGAAGGCGCCCGCGTCGAAGAAGTCCGGCGAGCGCAGGTGGTTGTCACGCTGCTCCACACCCGTGTCGATGCTCGACGCGTCGATCTTCACCTCCACCGAGCCCTGCGCGAGGTCATCCCCCGGCACCACCACCTTCCCCTCGAAGCGCGTGAAGCGGCCATGCACCTTGGCCACCACCATGTGGCGAACCATGAAGCCAACCGTCGTGTGCGCCGCGTCCAACTGCCAGGTCTTGAGGGCCATGTTCGTTCTCCTGAAGCTCAACCGCGTGTGAGCACTCCTAGAGCAACGTCCGGGCCACTCCTCAACCCACTGGAATCACTGAAGGAGCAAACCCAAACCCAGGCCATCCATATCAAAATGAGACTATCGCCACCTCAATCCGAGAGCCCTCTCTGGAGGCACGGACCGAAGCCCCGAGGGACCGGCCGCGAGCCTGGTGGTCGCAGTCAGTCGGTGCACGGGCGCCGCGTCGGGGGCTACCTTTCGGGAAAACGCCATGACGACCTCACCCACACGCCGCCAAGCCGCACTAGAGGCCCTCGCGCTCGACGACGAGGCCCTGCTCAAGACGTGCGAGGTGGACTACTTCATCGCCTCCGGCCCGGGCGGCCAGCACCGCAACACCACGGCCAGCGGCGTGCGCCTCACCC is part of the Myxococcus landrumus genome and encodes:
- a CDS encoding response regulator codes for the protein MSHILVVDDDASHRALICDALEEMGYRTVQATNGREALDHLEGDMPAAVLLDLRMPVMSGWGLLDALKKMPRARGLPIIIISGYGFEWEAELVGAAGYISKPVDLDKVRLTVQQIVGPPEMAFVH
- a CDS encoding ABC transporter ATP-binding protein, translated to MTPSPSDDLAVDARGLLKRFGGFTALNGLDLQIPKGAFYAYLGPNGAGKSTSIALLTGVYGPDAGSIRMLGVDAVKKPLEVKRRVGVVPEELSLFERLTGRQYLTFCARMYGLDGDVAAARAVELLELTELTYKAGALVSEYSKGMRRRLAIAAALIHAPELVLLDEPFEGIDVLAAGVIRELLRELSRRGVTLLLTTHVLEIAERLATHAGIIQGGRMLDQGTVPSLLARYDCPSLEAVFEKLIAVPASRNARLSFYGEAPAPVVALREPA
- a CDS encoding vWA domain-containing protein, encoding MDLKSLSRTVLTAALATTLSAAPALAAPPPVKAPPPVAVNQGQKAQDEKKAAAPRPEIEVVFVLDTTGSMSGLLEGAKAKIYSIASGIAQGRPTPHLKIGLVAYRDVGDDYVTKRFDLSDDLDTVFANLRRFTAGGGGDTPEHVGRGLGEAVSKLSWSQDRTVMKAIFLVGDAPPAKRNDDWDFKHWSKRAKDKHIVVNTVRCGLDEETMTAWKYVAKLTDGSFDTIEQSGGMVAVATPYDDELAKVNSALASKTLYTGKAEVQAENMARAQAMAELAPEAASERITYLRKTRGAEGSSGAGAAPAPSSAPVAVGGAVDLVSAPEKLASVRDDELPADLKSLSAEARTAKVKQLADEKKALEAKASKLAEEREAWLSKNRPAKEDAFDANVMKGVKAQAAKYGVAY
- a CDS encoding pirin family protein; amino-acid sequence: MIYVRNAEERGHANHGWLDTHHTFSFADYYDPNFMGFRTLRVINEDTVAPQRGFGMHPHRDMEIITYVLGGQVEHRDSMGTKAVIQPGDVQRMSAGTGVVHSEMNNFSEPLHMLQIWILPSEKGLEPGYEQKAFDAKERQGRFRVVASPDGRDGSLTVHQDLVLHGTLLGAGESARYTLAPGRHAWLQMARGSGTLNGVKLKAGDGVAVSEEDTLVLAAETPVEALLFDMA
- a CDS encoding YceI family protein, producing the protein MALKTWQLDAAHTTVGFMVRHMVVAKVHGRFTRFEGKVVVPGDDLAQGSVEVKIDASSIDTGVEQRDNHLRSPDFFDAGAFPKLIFRSKRVQDAGKGHYRVVGDLTIRDVTREVVLEAELLGKVKDPWGNDRLAFQASTSIERKDFGLSWNQALEAGGLLVGERVDISLDVQAVAEKAA